The DNA segment ATGGTAGTCAAAGAGAGAGGAGCCTCTTTTAGGCCCGAGGTTCTCAGCCTTGGGGTCCCCTGGGGAACTTAAAAAATACTGACATCTCAATTCCATTTCTTGGGATTCTGACTTAATGTGTCTGGGGTATGGCCTGGGCAGTAGGATTTTGAACATCTCTGTAGGTGATTTTATCATGCAGCTGGCACTGAAAACCATGACTCTCAGCCAcaatttctcaaccttggcactagcactggagatatttggGGCCAGATTGTTCTCTGTTGTAGACATTtagcaccccccaccccaccccacatacACACCAGTTGCGACAAACAAATATATCTCCAGGCATTGCCAGATGTGTCCTGGGAGGCAAAATTGGTTCCAAttgggaaccactgctctaggCCAATGGTTTTTTACAGGCTGCATGGTGATTAAAAATGTAGGCTGTAGGTTCTATGGCCTGGGTTTACATTCGGGATTAAGAAAGGCCagcactgggcacggtggctcacacctgtaatcccagcactttgggaggccgaggcaggcagatcacctgaggtcagaagtttgagaccagcttggccaacatggtcatattaaaaatatgaaaattagctgggcacagtggcaggcacctgtaatcccagatacttgggaggctgaggcaggagaattgcttgaacccaggaggcagaggttgcagtgagcggagattgagattgtgcctctgtactctagcctggtgacaaagtgagacatgatctcaaaaaaaaaaaaaaaaaaaaaggcagaacttTGGAAAATTGCTTAATCTTTCTGTGGCTCCAaatccttatctgtaaaatggacaacAAAAGCACATATATTTTGTAAGGTTATTGGGAAGATTAAATAGTTACCATTTGGCAAAGACCTGGCAATTTTCCTCCCAAGTGCAGGTTTTAAACGGAGAAGTGATTAATCAGGATATCTGAGTATGGGCCCTGGAAACTGCACTGTAATAAGctcctggccttcttttttttttttttttttgagacagtcttactctgtcgcccaggctggtgcgatctcagctcactgcaacctctactgcctgggttcaagcgattctcctgcctcagcctcctgagtagctgggattacaggcgcctgccaccatgcccggctaatttttgtagtttttagtagagacgggatctcaccatcttggccaggctggtcttgaactcctgaccttgtgatccacttgccttggcctcccaaaatgctgggattacaggtgtggcgtgagccaccgtgcccagccaagctcCTGGCCTTCTTATTCACTTGACAGTTTTGAGAATCTTTGATTTCAGGGATGTTGAGAGCTGCTCCTGTCATCTGGAGTTGAGTCTCACCCATGGGCTACAGTGTACACAGGAGTGGGACCTTCTGTTCTTGAACTTAGGCTGTGGTGTGATcacccttttctctgcatccaccTGACAGGCTGGGACTTGGGCTATGCCCTGGACAAGGCTGGCTGGTGCAATGATGCCCTCTAGAGGATGGATCAGGCCCAGTCACCACCTCAGATTCAGGGCCTGCTGCTCTTCCTCTTTCCACTTGGCCCTGGTGACAGACAGATAGAGGCCCAGCTGATGTGTCTATCGGAACGACTTTATTTCAGTACACTGGGCCCCACCAGGCAATGTGGTTTGTGCGAGGCTGTGCGAGGGACAGGCTTGGGCTAAGAGAAGGGAGGTGAGTTGGTTAAGCGCACTGCAGTCCGCGGGGCGCTACGTTGCTTTCACACATACCTGCTGCTGTGGCCCACACCTGGCAGGGGCCTTTGGTCATAGGACGGCGTGGGGGAGAATACTGTGTGAAGTCTGGGATTGGGGTGGGTCTTGGTGTCACAGGTGAGGGTGCCGGTGAAGACAGGCTGGCCCCAGCTTTGCACCATCTAGGCTGAAGGCCTTTGGACCACTCCTAGGAGTCAGGCCTGGCTCCATTAGCTCCTGGCACTCTGGTCTGGCCCACTCCCTCCTTAACCAAGCAGGTCCAAGGTCAAGAATGGCACAAGATCAGCCCAGAGGGGGCCTTCCCACCCTCTACAACCTAGTCCCCTGGTCAGCTACAGTGGCAAAAGGCAACTTGGTAAATTGCAGCTTTCTCCAGTCTTAAGGGCACTGGCTCTCCAACACCCCTCCCTTGCTTAGGGGCCTCTGCCAAAGAAAAATTTTACCTCCTGTTTCATAAAATCTAACCAGCAACCAGCCTGTTGATTCCAGGGCAGTGAGcaagaggaaaagggagaaagagcCTGGTGGGAGTATCTTTGAGTGTAGCTTCCAATCTCAAATGGTCCTGCAACCTGTGGACACTGTCAGCTCACCATCAGCTGGGAGAGGTGGGGCCCTGGAGGCTAAGCTTAGGTGCTGTAAACATTAGTGTAGCAAGGCAGGAGGCAGCAAGCTCCCTCTCTCCAGCCCCTAACTGAACAAACACTTCAATAAATAAAACGGTTTGAAGATGGCATTGCAACAAGAACAGATGGAAAGCGAGGTCCTGGAACCAGCAGGTGCCTTAAACTCTCCCAAGGCCCCCGAAAGGGGACTGGGCTGGGAACATTAACTCTGCAGCCATTCAGAGGGAGGACTGCTCCTGCCCTCCTCCAGTAGCCGGTGTGGTCCTGTTCCCTGGTGAACATGAGGGCCTCCTGCTCTCTCCTGACTCCAGTCTCTGTAATAGCTCTTGGGGTGCTTTTCCAGCCTCCCAAACCAAAATGGCAACAAAACCAGACAGAACTCAACCCCAGTCCCAGTCCTCAGTGTGCAGTCAGGAGGCATTGATAGTGGAGGCAGCAGCTGCCTGGGGCCTCAGGGcaccctgggggtgggggtgagggtggggccaGCCCAGCCTAGGATGGTCAGCAGCAAGGTCTCCCGGGGGATGGCTTacctccctctgtctccctgtGGTAGTAAACGGAGTCCCCCACAGCCAGCCAGAGGCCACCTGAGGAGGGAGCACAGCCTCTGCCAGCGCTCTTCCCTGTCAGGAGCCAGTTAGTGGTCAACCCCAGGCCTCAGGCCATCACCACTGCGGGTAGTTCATCGTCCTTtctgggcccagggtcccaggGCCACACGGCACTCGCATGTGCGCACACACTCATAtccacacacgcactcacacacagGCAGTTCCTCGCAAACACTCCGACTCAAGAAAGCGAGTTTTAAAGTGGAGTTAACTTCAGAGAGAGGTGAAGATGATGTCCCGACATTAGAAGGTTTTTCTGTGGATGGATCGGGCACCGTCTTCCTCATATTCCTTTTTGGAGACCCACATCTTCTTAAAGGTGTCCAGGGAGGCAAGGATGGAGCCCCTGGAGGGAGGAAACCCAGAGGAACCGTGTGAGAGAGAAGTGGCTGTGTGTGGAGCCTACCAGTCCCCTGGGGCCAAACCAAATCAGGCTTTTCTTTAGAGGGTGCTGAGGGGTTATCAGTGCCATCACTTCCTGTTCTGTTCTTACTCCTGGAAGAGCTACTCACCCAATCCACGTGGAATACAGTCTCTCCTGAGGTGCAGATATCTGCAAAGGTGGGGGAAAGAGGAATCTGAGACTTCCAGCCCTCCCGCTCCCTTTCCCTACAATGCTCCTCTTTCTGCCCATGGCAGGGGATACATTTTACACAAGCCTGAAGCTCTGGCCTCTCTGGAGGGCACTGTGGCCAGCCTGCCACTCATCTGGGGAAGCAGGTTTCCAGTCCCCACAGGTCCCAGGGAAGCTGGGACTATTGGGGGGGGCAGGGAGAAGCAGACTCCATGGCAAGAACTGTACTCCTTCCTTTAGGATCCCCGCTCTCCTCAGACAGCCAACCTCCTTCACCTATCACTAAGGTGTCAGACTGTGTGACAGGGGAGCCACCTGGGCAGGGGGCACAGCAACAGTAAGTCAGTCTCCTCTTAAGATTATAGTTTCCCTGAAAGATCACGCAGGGGGCCCTCTACCTAGTACCCTGCCTCATCTGGGTATTAGAACTGCCTGCCTTTGGTGTGAAGAGGGAGAATGAGAACTCAGCCTCCCTGTGGCTGACCTAGACCTCAGGGTCAGTGTACAGGCTGGGAACCTGGCGCTGCTTGTAGAGCCACGGCTGCTTGAAGAGCTTGGGCAAAGCTAGAGGGAAGCTACGCCAGGTGGCACTCTGTCCATGGAAGCCTAGTTCCACCCAGGCCAGGCCCCACCATGCTCCTACCCTGATCTTCACATCTTTTGGAGCTAGTTTCTTCACTTCACTCAGGAGCCTGTCACCAAAACCTGAATGGACAAAGAGGAGAACTTCAAGTCAATTCTCAGGGTGCCTGGAGCCAGCAGGAGCTGAACACTTCCAGGGGAAGGGCTCCAAGAGAAGAGACAAACCTTTGAACAGGGTAGAGCCTCCTGAGAGGACAATGTTGGAGAAAAGCGTGCGCCGCAGGTCCATGTCTGACTTCTGAATGGCGAACACCAGGACCTCGTGGATGCCTTCACTCTCCTCTCCAATCAAATCTGGCCTGAAGAGCAACTCAGGGGCCCGGAATCGGGAAGGACCAATCTGCAGGTAGTAGGGCCAGCTGAAGAGGTCGGAGCTGGGACCAAGGTCCCTTTGGGAGTGGGAATGGAAGACGCCCCTCTGCACGTCACTTAGTAACTGGGTGGCTATGAAGGCCAGGCTCAAGACAGACTCTACATGTCAAGGGCTTAAAGGAACAAAGATAGGCCTCCTGGAAACTAGTGAGGGGAGGCTCCTATATTTCCTTCTCGCTCTGGCATTTTCCAGCCAAGAGGTCTTTGGCATCAGTACATGGATTTATTTGCTCATGGAAACGTCTTCCTAGCAATGGGGGTTCAAGGGAGTGGTAACTCACCCTACACTGCACCTAGGTGTGGTGAAGGATGGCACTAACCATCCCACTTCCTAATCTCATACTGATGTGGGACAATCCCTTAGGAGCTTCCTCCCCTCTAGCGGGAGGGAGCAAAGTTCTGGCTGCCTCCTCTGCAGGAGACAGGGCCACTCATGCTCAGGAGCTCTGCTGCTCCAGAGAGAGGGTGTAAGGctggggtgtccaatcttttggcttccctgggccacattggaagaagaattgtcttgggccacacataatatacactaacactaatgacagctgctgagctaaaaaaaaaaaaaactgcaaaagaatctcataatgttttaagaaagtttacgactTTGTGTTGGGCCTTACtgaaagccatcctgggccacgtGCAGCCCATGGGCCaggggttggacaagcttggtgtAAAGGGACTGGCCTGCCAGACTCCAGACCCTGATGGAGAATTCTGGTTGGGCCCAGAGCTTTTGTGGACCTAAGGGGACCGAAGAAAGAAGGCAGGCCACCTACCTCAATGGTGCTGCCATCAGGCAGGTAGTACTGAGCTTTCTCTGTCTCTAGCGTCTCATCCTTTTGGGGGTTTATGGATAGGTAACAGGCTCTCTGCAGATCCAAGCAAGACAGTCAGGCTGGCAGGAAATCTGGTGCACATCCAGTCAAAGGCCCAGGGGAGGAATGTGCTGCTGCACAAACCTGTCTAAACGTTGTGATGGCCCCAATGGTCACTATAGATGCTGCCCAGAAGCAGGGGCAGTGAGGTCTCTGTTGGCCTTCACTGGGTGGCATTTAGCATATGAGTTCTTAACCGCTCCACCTTCCTGATGGGCAAGCTTGGAAACTTGGCCCCTGGATCCTAGGTCTGAGACCACAACCTAAGTTCAGCCCAGGCCCAGGCATCTTTCTCCTTCTACCACTCATATGGTTCTGGTCCTACCCAGCTCGAGTTTTCCCTATAGCCACAGGTGGCAGGAGGTTTCAGTTTACTTACAAAgacaaatgttttaaatgtattatgaCTTCTTCAaggatgttaaaaaaataaaaataaaaaaaccaggagtgggcgcggtagctcatgctgcaattctagcactttgggaggctgaggcgggcagatcacttgtggtcaggagtttgagaccagcctgatcaacatggtgaaaccatgtctctgctaaaaatacaaaaattagtggggtgtggtggcaggcacctataatcccagctacttgggaggctgaggcaggattcaagtgattgcttgaacccgggaggcagaggttacagtgagccgagatcacaccattgcactgcagcctgggcgacaaagcgagactccatctcagaaacaaaacaaaatgaaacaaaaccaaaccctaTGTAATTTGCATATAAGGTATAAAAAACATACTGAGCCCCTATGTAGCCAACACCCAACTGAAGAAATGGAAGCAGCTCCCTTTCCCCCAACAAGATGGCAGCACGTCAGGAAGGCGAATCTGTCAGTGTGACGTAGGGGAGACCTGGCTGGGAAGAGCAAGGCCTCACCAGGGACCCCCAGGCAGGTGCTTTGCCTGGCTTCACTGGCAGGTCACCAAGGTCCTGGGTGCTATGCTCCCAACCCCCACTCCATCCCTAGGCCCAGGGGGCAGCACTTACTTCTTTTATGGCCTTGACAATCTCAAACTCAGAGGATGAGTGGAAGTCGTAGCCCTCCTTACGCAGGTAGAGGCGCAGGAAGCGAGAGACGTCCCGGCCCGCGATGTCGATGCGCATGATGGAGTGGGGCATGGCAAAGCCCTCATAGATGGGCACAGCATGGGTGACTCCATCCCCAGAATCCAGCACCACCCCTGTGGTCCTGCCTGTAGCATAACTGAAGCAAAGGGGCAAACCGTCACTCAGCACTGCCTCCTCACGCTGGGAAGAAATATACTTCTTTATTTAGGGTTCAATGTCAGCTAAACTAAAGCTTGGGCCTGCCTCTCTCCAGGGTCTGTAGAATGGACTGGGTACTAAGGAAGCCCGGGTGTTGGAGCAAGCCATGAAATACCTGAATGGAAGGAGCTGATCTTCTCCAAGTTCCCTCCCCGTACCCAGAAGAGCAGGCCTTCCTGTCTGAGATGGCCTGGCCTTCAGCTGCTTCAGAGACCCAGCCTAGGGGCCAGTTTTAACTCTCTAGACAAAAGGCAAAAACCCTCAAATGTCAACAGGGGCCAGGCAGGAAAAGtaagagtaaagaaaaataagaatatttttcacTTCCATAAAAAACAAAGGCAGGAGAAGACCCCGCTTTACTGGTTTGAGAGCCCGGGGACCTTTGTCAGCCTCCCTCCAAAAAAAGGCAAGTGAGGCAACTGACCCCCTGCTTCAGTGCGGAGAGGCCAACAGAGCATGGACACGCTGTGGGGAGGGTGGGCTTGCCAGCCCCATCTCAAGTGGCAGCCGCTCTTCAGCTCCAGCTGATTTTTGCCCTGTGGGAATGTGTGCCCGACATTCCCAGATCTTCCCATTTTTTTCAGAGAAGCCAAAAATTTGGGTTTTGATGGGACAcctcttgatttttaaatgctggcTCACAGTTTGTTAATGGGGTCAAATAAATCCCACGTGTAGGTCACTTGTGGATAATCTCTGCCGTAGACCTCACTCTGGTGTGAGGTGGGGTAGGAGTGTGACAGGAGCCATGGGGGATGGGAACAAGGACTGTGGTGGCATTCGGATCATGGTTGTCTCACAGCCTGGCAGAGCAGCTGGCCACAGTAAGTGCTGAATAATAAGTGGACACATTACGGGGGCCTCCGGGAAGAGCTGCTGCAGCATGTGGCTGCCTCGGCAGGCCCAGCCAAGGCCTTGGGGACCAAACCCACTAGGAGTCCTGACACTGGGATATGGTCAATAGCAGCCACATGTCCTCCTTTGCTTTCAACTACGAAGCCTCAGTGCTCAGTTTCAGCAaaagcctctctctctttcccaccATCTTTAACCTTTCCCTAGCAGAGGGGGCTCAAGTTACTCTGAACCATTCCAGAGGAGAGCCAGCCTCAGCTGTGCCAAAGGACTGCTTTCCCCGCAGGGGCCGGGCTAGCCAGCTGCTACTCACAGGCTGAGTACAGCTTGCATGGAGATGAAAAGAGCGGGCACATTGAAGGTCTCGAAGAAAACTTCGGCAGCTCGTTCTCGGTTTTTTCGTGGGTTTAAAGGCGCCTCAGTCAGGAGCACAGGATGCTGGTGAAAGGAGCCCGGGAGACAATGAGGCCAAGGCCAGATTTCCATCTTCATTAGTCTTAGGGGAGAAGACCCTGCCTTGCTGGTTTGAGAGCCCGGGGACTTCAGTCAGCCTCCCTCCAAAAAAAGGCAAGCTGTGCCTGTCAACTATCCCTGCCCAAGTAGTTTTCTCAACTTTTCAAGTTAATGCCCACTTTAAAATTTCATTCTGTCCTCAGCTGTGCCCCCCAACTCCCCTCCTTGTCCTCCAAGATTGTTATACAGGCCCCTGTGTCTACTGTGTATCTCCAACTGTCAAGAAGATTTTGTGAAACTCTAAATTCCTGCCGCAGACCAGTTCCAGTCTgtgacctgttaggaaccaggccgcacagcaggaggtgaatggCAGGTAAGCGAGCATTATTgtctgagctccacctcccatcAGATCATCCGAGgcactagattctcataggagtgtgaaccctactgtgaactgagcatgtgagggatctaggttgggcactccttatgagaattgaATGCCTGATGATCAGAGGTGGAACAGCTTCATCCTGAAACTATCTGGCCACCCCAAACCCCGACccccatggaaaaactgtcttccaagaaactagtccctggtgccaaaaaggttggggaccactgctttaaAAAAACTGTCTGaaaacagccgggcatggtggctcacacctgtaatcccagcaccttgggaggctgaggcgtgcggatcatctgaggtcgggagttcgagaccagcctgaccaacatggagaaaccccgtctctactaaaaatacaaaattagccgggcttggtggtggtgcatgcctgtaatcccagctactcaggaaggctgaggcaggagaatcgcttgaacctgggaggcagaggttgcggtgagccgagattgcgccattgcactctagcctaggccacaagagcgaaactccatctcaaaaaagcaaacaaacaaaaaaaaccaaaactgaaaACATCCCACCTGCACCTGGAAATTGATACACCTAGTCTGCACCtctctgcattttctttctttcttttttttttttttgagacagggtctcactctgtcaccaggctgcgagttcagtggtgcg comes from the Pan troglodytes isolate AG18354 chromosome 8, NHGRI_mPanTro3-v2.0_pri, whole genome shotgun sequence genome and includes:
- the ACTR1A gene encoding alpha-centractin, translated to MESYDVIANQPVVIDNGSGVIKAGFAGDQIPKYCFPNYVGRPKHVRVMAGALEGDIFIGPKAEEHRGLLSIRYPMEHGIVKDWNDMERIWQYVYSKDQLQTFSEEHPVLLTEAPLNPRKNRERAAEVFFETFNVPALFISMQAVLSLYATGRTTGVVLDSGDGVTHAVPIYEGFAMPHSIMRIDIAGRDVSRFLRLYLRKEGYDFHSSSEFEIVKAIKERACYLSINPQKDETLETEKAQYYLPDGSTIEIGPSRFRAPELLFRPDLIGEESEGIHEVLVFAIQKSDMDLRRTLFSNIVLSGGSTLFKGFGDRLLSEVKKLAPKDVKIRISAPQERLYSTWIGGSILASLDTFKKMWVSKKEYEEDGARSIHRKTF